A stretch of the SAR202 cluster bacterium genome encodes the following:
- the mqnE gene encoding aminofutalosine synthase MqnE, whose product MALHRQAVADKGGPAGAKAAAAEKHHEKTNDSRRGVAVPRAEVYQDIAFTDRSLIPTWEKVQAGQRLNFDDGVKILKTDDFAAVGKMADWVKTRMWGDKVFFVINRHINPTNLCVLSCSFCDFAKKKGDAGAYEMTMEDILGLLSDEIREAHMVGGHHPTWGFEHYVDIVKAIKQNFPNCQVKAFTASEIDYFWRRWKVPPEEALARLKEAGLNSMPGGGAEVFSSRIHKLLFPGKASPQRWLEIHRMAHKMGIPSNATLLYGHVETIEERVHHFELLRELQDETHGFLAFIPIEYQTGDTKLVARQASPFDDLKTIACARLMLDNFPHIKAYWITIYEETASIALHFGADDSDGTIGRERISHAAKAKSPIGLTRDRMTRLIRDAGKTPVERDALYNELKVYAN is encoded by the coding sequence ATGGCTCTACACCGGCAAGCCGTCGCCGACAAAGGAGGCCCGGCCGGTGCTAAAGCGGCTGCTGCTGAAAAGCATCATGAAAAAACCAACGACTCAAGAAGGGGCGTAGCTGTGCCTAGAGCAGAGGTCTATCAAGACATCGCCTTCACCGACCGCTCTTTAATACCCACCTGGGAGAAAGTACAGGCGGGCCAGCGTCTAAACTTCGACGACGGCGTGAAAATCCTCAAGACTGATGACTTCGCCGCCGTCGGCAAGATGGCGGACTGGGTCAAGACCCGCATGTGGGGCGACAAGGTGTTCTTTGTCATCAACCGCCATATCAACCCCACCAACCTCTGCGTCCTCTCGTGTTCCTTCTGCGACTTCGCCAAGAAGAAGGGCGACGCCGGCGCTTACGAGATGACCATGGAGGACATCCTTGGCCTCCTCAGCGACGAGATTCGCGAGGCCCACATGGTCGGCGGGCATCATCCCACTTGGGGCTTTGAGCACTATGTCGACATCGTGAAGGCCATCAAGCAGAACTTTCCCAACTGCCAGGTCAAGGCTTTCACCGCGTCGGAGATAGACTACTTCTGGCGTCGGTGGAAGGTGCCGCCGGAGGAGGCGTTGGCGCGATTGAAGGAGGCCGGCCTTAACTCCATGCCCGGCGGCGGCGCCGAGGTCTTTTCCAGCCGCATCCACAAGCTCCTCTTCCCGGGTAAGGCCAGCCCGCAGCGATGGCTGGAGATACATCGCATGGCCCATAAGATGGGCATTCCCTCCAACGCTACGCTGCTCTACGGGCATGTAGAGACCATCGAAGAGCGGGTCCATCACTTCGAGCTGCTGCGAGAGCTGCAGGACGAGACCCACGGCTTCCTCGCTTTCATACCCATTGAGTACCAGACCGGCGACACCAAGCTGGTGGCGCGCCAGGCCTCCCCCTTCGACGACCTCAAGACCATTGCCTGCGCGCGGCTGATGCTGGATAACTTCCCGCACATCAAAGCCTACTGGATAACTATCTACGAAGAGACCGCCTCCATCGCCCTGCACTTCGGCGCCGATGATTCGGACGGCACCATTGGCCGCGAGCGTATATCCCACGCCGCCAAGGCCAAAAGTCCCATAGGCCTCACCCGAGACCGCATGACGCGGCTGATCCGCGACGCTGGCAAGACGCCCGTAGAGCGGGACGCTCTCTATAACGAGTTGAAAGTCTATGCCAATTAG
- a CDS encoding TetR/AcrR family transcriptional regulator: MVREKVTARDKIMEAAEALFAEKGYHDAAMDDIVRLTEVSKGGLYFHFPSKERLFFAVMDHLADRLVERVRKTVSQEPTALRRLEVALDTVLDSLGQKRPMAKLLLVQGYSMGNAFEKKRVELYSRFAVLIKENLDQAVTEGSIEDIDTEITSHIWLGAINEVVALWLYTGKPSPTKEARPVLKRLLLKSIMKKPTTQEGA; encoded by the coding sequence ATGGTCAGAGAAAAAGTTACCGCCAGAGACAAGATCATGGAGGCCGCTGAGGCCCTTTTCGCCGAGAAGGGCTATCACGACGCCGCCATGGACGACATTGTGCGGCTGACCGAGGTGTCTAAGGGCGGCCTCTATTTCCACTTCCCCAGCAAAGAGAGGCTCTTCTTCGCTGTCATGGACCACTTGGCCGACCGGCTGGTGGAGCGGGTTAGAAAGACCGTATCCCAGGAGCCTACCGCCCTGCGACGCCTGGAAGTCGCGCTGGACACCGTGCTCGACTCCCTGGGCCAGAAGCGTCCCATGGCCAAGCTTCTGCTTGTGCAAGGCTATAGCATGGGCAACGCCTTCGAAAAAAAGCGCGTCGAGCTGTATTCTCGATTCGCCGTACTCATTAAGGAGAACTTAGACCAGGCCGTGACCGAGGGTTCTATCGAAGACATCGATACCGAAATCACATCCCACATCTGGCTCGGGGCCATCAACGAGGTGGTGGCGCTATGGCTCTACACCGGCAAGCCGTCGCCGACAAAGGAGGCCCGGCCGGTGCTAAAGCGGCTGCTGCTGAAAAGCATCATGAAAAAACCAACGACTCAAGAAGGGGCGTAG
- a CDS encoding putative hydro-lyase, whose translation MREEAVATITRSLPNMPTEIRKIIRVGEYADVTSALAPGYVQANLVILPKEQAFDFLLFCQRNPKPCPLIEVMEPGVVEPKITSPGADIRSDLPKYRVFRNGEMVEEPTDISHLWRKDLVTFLLGCSFTFEKAMVDAGIPLWHWEHAKNVAMWRTNIACTPAGAFHGPTVVSMRPIHHKQIVRAVQVTSRFPNAHGAPLHIGNPEAIGIKDITKPDYGDEQPFNPGQVPVFWACGVTPQAVALQSKPPFMITHSPGHMFITNMRDADLAAL comes from the coding sequence ATGAGGGAGGAAGCCGTGGCTACCATCACCCGCAGCCTTCCAAACATGCCAACAGAAATCCGAAAAATCATCCGCGTGGGCGAGTACGCCGACGTCACCAGCGCCCTGGCCCCCGGCTATGTCCAGGCCAACCTCGTTATTTTGCCCAAAGAACAGGCCTTCGACTTCCTTCTCTTCTGCCAGCGCAATCCGAAGCCATGCCCGCTCATCGAGGTTATGGAGCCGGGCGTGGTGGAGCCCAAGATCACATCCCCTGGCGCGGACATACGCAGCGACCTGCCGAAGTACCGAGTGTTTCGCAACGGTGAGATGGTGGAGGAGCCGACGGACATCAGCCACCTGTGGCGCAAAGACCTGGTCACCTTCCTCCTGGGCTGCAGCTTCACCTTCGAGAAGGCGATGGTCGACGCGGGGATACCTCTGTGGCACTGGGAGCACGCCAAGAACGTAGCCATGTGGCGCACCAACATCGCGTGCACCCCCGCCGGCGCTTTCCACGGCCCCACGGTAGTCAGCATGCGTCCCATTCACCACAAGCAGATCGTCCGCGCCGTCCAGGTGACCTCTCGATTCCCCAACGCCCACGGCGCGCCGCTGCACATCGGCAACCCCGAGGCCATCGGCATCAAGGACATCACCAAGCCTGACTACGGCGACGAGCAGCCTTTTAACCCGGGGCAGGTGCCGGTCTTCTGGGCCTGTGGCGTGACGCCCCAGGCGGTGGCCCTTCAGTCCAAGCCGCCCTTCATGATTACCCACTCGCCGGGGCACATGTTTATCACCAACATGCGGGACGCGGACCTGGCGGCGCTGTAG
- a CDS encoding DUF4392 domain-containing protein, with product MSTTAFSTIEDIILQRDQRGVAALRPHLPADYAVQAAQYVLDHPGTTFITTGFYILYGGTVETDGPPGAMAIGKALEKLGRKVVYVTDKYCLKAMKTLASPKGTVEEFPVTDLEGSNKAAKVLIDKHKPALLISIERSSPSRDGIYRNMRSTDVSSYTAKVDAMFRIHPNTVGIGDGGNEIGMGLLEEFIPKYPKLPQLPAAVACKKLIIASVSNWGGYGLVAAMSKLSKRNLLPTLEEEAGWVKQCVDQGLVDGFTGEAKLYVDGFPMDEYQKTLKQLHDLLKREGVKGK from the coding sequence ATGTCTACTACTGCGTTTTCGACCATCGAGGACATTATTCTGCAGCGGGACCAGCGGGGCGTCGCCGCCCTGCGGCCCCACCTGCCTGCCGACTATGCCGTCCAGGCAGCCCAGTACGTCCTCGACCACCCCGGCACCACCTTCATCACCACTGGGTTCTACATCCTCTACGGCGGCACCGTCGAGACCGACGGCCCTCCGGGCGCCATGGCCATCGGCAAAGCGTTGGAGAAGCTAGGACGCAAGGTTGTATATGTCACCGACAAGTATTGCCTGAAGGCGATGAAGACCCTGGCCAGCCCCAAGGGCACGGTGGAGGAATTCCCCGTCACCGACCTGGAAGGGAGCAACAAAGCCGCCAAGGTTCTCATCGACAAGCACAAGCCCGCCTTGCTCATCTCCATCGAACGCTCCAGCCCCTCCCGCGACGGTATCTACCGCAACATGCGCTCCACGGACGTTTCGTCCTACACTGCCAAGGTGGACGCCATGTTCCGCATCCACCCCAACACCGTCGGCATCGGCGACGGCGGCAATGAGATTGGCATGGGGCTTTTGGAGGAGTTCATACCCAAGTACCCCAAGCTGCCCCAGCTTCCCGCCGCCGTAGCCTGCAAGAAGCTGATCATCGCTAGCGTGTCCAACTGGGGCGGGTACGGGCTGGTGGCGGCCATGTCGAAACTGTCCAAGCGCAACCTCCTGCCGACGCTGGAGGAGGAGGCCGGATGGGTGAAACAGTGCGTCGACCAGGGGCTGGTAGACGGCTTCACCGGCGAGGCCAAGCTGTACGTGGACGGCTTCCCGATGGACGAGTACCAGAAGACCCTTAAACAGCTCCATGACCTGCTGAAGCGAGAAGGGGTAAAGGGAAAGTAG
- a CDS encoding alkyl hydroperoxide reductase, giving the protein MHVFPQLRKLEKKYERDLVVVGVHSAKFPTEKETENVRQAILRYEISHPVINDSQFQVWQAYTARAWPTLMFIDPQGKVMGKHEGEIPYEAFDNLLSEMVKEYDAQGLLDRRPLDYKLEPPPTTPLSFPGKVLADAARDRLFISDSNHNRIVETTLEGEVVRTMGGVTPGLEDGDLVVAAFNHPQGLALDDDTLYVADTENHAIRAVDLKEGYVETLAGKGEQAPFGNTGGPIKDVLLNSPWDLVFHKGVLYIAMAGPHQLWYLNPAKKTAGPYAGSGRENIVDGPLASAALAQPSGITTDGQRLYFADSETSSLRIADLTPGGRVTTIVGKGLFEFGDMDGIGDQVRLQHPLGVHWHDGVLYVADSYNHKIKKCFPNTRGVTKFLGSGKPGLKDGPALDAHFYEPGGLSVANGKLYVADTNNHAIRIADLAKAEVETLEIKGV; this is encoded by the coding sequence ATGCACGTCTTTCCGCAGTTGCGGAAGCTGGAGAAGAAGTACGAGAGAGATCTGGTGGTCGTTGGCGTCCACTCCGCCAAGTTCCCGACTGAGAAGGAGACCGAGAACGTCCGCCAGGCCATCCTTCGATATGAGATAAGCCATCCCGTCATCAACGACAGCCAGTTCCAGGTATGGCAGGCCTACACCGCCCGAGCCTGGCCCACCCTCATGTTCATCGACCCTCAGGGCAAAGTTATGGGGAAGCACGAGGGCGAGATACCCTACGAGGCCTTTGACAATCTGCTGTCCGAGATGGTGAAGGAGTACGACGCCCAGGGCCTCCTAGACAGACGCCCGCTGGACTACAAGCTGGAGCCGCCGCCGACTACACCTCTGTCCTTCCCCGGCAAGGTCCTGGCCGACGCCGCGCGTGATAGGTTGTTCATATCCGACTCCAATCACAACCGCATCGTCGAGACCACACTGGAGGGGGAGGTGGTGCGGACTATGGGTGGGGTGACGCCCGGTCTTGAGGATGGTGACCTGGTAGTGGCCGCGTTCAACCACCCACAGGGCCTGGCCCTGGACGACGACACCCTCTATGTCGCTGACACCGAGAACCATGCCATCCGCGCCGTGGACTTGAAAGAGGGGTACGTTGAGACTCTGGCAGGCAAGGGCGAGCAGGCGCCCTTCGGCAATACCGGCGGCCCTATAAAAGATGTGCTGCTGAACTCGCCCTGGGATTTGGTCTTTCACAAGGGTGTGCTGTACATCGCTATGGCGGGGCCGCACCAGCTCTGGTATCTGAACCCGGCCAAGAAGACGGCGGGGCCTTACGCTGGCAGCGGTCGAGAGAACATCGTCGATGGCCCGCTGGCGTCGGCGGCCCTGGCCCAGCCCAGCGGCATTACTACCGACGGCCAACGCCTCTACTTCGCCGACAGCGAGACTAGCTCGCTCCGCATAGCCGACCTGACGCCCGGCGGTCGAGTGACGACGATTGTCGGCAAAGGCTTATTCGAGTTTGGGGACATGGACGGCATCGGCGACCAGGTGCGGTTGCAGCACCCCCTGGGCGTCCACTGGCATGATGGGGTGCTTTACGTAGCAGATTCGTACAACCACAAGATCAAGAAGTGCTTTCCCAACACCAGAGGCGTCACTAAGTTCCTCGGCTCAGGAAAACCTGGGTTGAAGGACGGTCCGGCCCTGGACGCCCACTTCTACGAACCCGGTGGACTGTCGGTAGCCAACGGCAAGCTATACGTGGCGGACACCAACAATCACGCCATAAGGATAGCGGATCTGGCGAAAGCGGAAGTGGAGACGCTGGAGATTAAGGGGGTTTAG